In Mucilaginibacter celer, one DNA window encodes the following:
- a CDS encoding glycosyltransferase — protein sequence MKKLFVCSEFYAGLLPFAATIVNAMRAEDTYGIFVCTGKCDYRKALIPNGNNYLFLDFPESKVKGLLQHIYPAQLLKEIIRVCKTNKIDVIHLLTEDASLALHLSQLKKLAKVYYTVHDLFFHEKVYKNIFSKLLRNVLVYKRVKYLIKNTDNLVTSSRYQYDWMKKNFTRQNIYYHNFPTLVTDVIKAGNKAVPELAGINNYILFFGQIEQYKGVDILYNAYINSTGTPKPPLVIAGKGHIYFERDLTKEHNVIFINRYIDDEEIRQLFTNAFCAVFPYISGTQSGILSIPYYFRVPTLVSDIPFFKQLIIDNVTSISFSNDSPAVLMQKIKKLENGYHEELTNAGAKFYEEVYDEEVLRKQFSAIYAEEMVLDQAVPGL from the coding sequence ATGAAGAAGTTATTTGTTTGCTCAGAGTTTTATGCCGGGTTATTACCCTTTGCCGCTACCATAGTTAACGCCATGCGCGCTGAGGATACGTATGGCATATTTGTGTGTACCGGCAAATGTGATTACCGCAAAGCCCTTATACCTAACGGAAATAATTACCTGTTTCTTGATTTTCCGGAAAGTAAGGTTAAAGGGCTGCTTCAACATATTTATCCTGCGCAACTATTAAAGGAGATAATCCGGGTTTGTAAAACCAACAAAATTGATGTGATCCACCTGCTAACCGAAGATGCATCGCTCGCCCTTCATTTAAGCCAGTTAAAAAAGCTTGCCAAAGTGTACTACACTGTTCACGATCTGTTTTTTCATGAAAAGGTTTATAAAAATATATTCAGCAAGTTGTTGCGCAATGTACTTGTTTATAAACGGGTTAAATATTTAATAAAAAACACAGATAACCTGGTTACCAGCAGCAGATATCAATACGATTGGATGAAGAAAAACTTCACCCGTCAAAACATTTACTACCATAACTTTCCTACACTGGTTACCGATGTTATTAAAGCCGGCAATAAAGCTGTACCCGAACTGGCGGGTATTAATAACTACATTTTATTTTTTGGGCAGATTGAACAGTACAAAGGGGTTGATATCCTGTACAACGCCTATATTAATTCAACCGGCACACCGAAACCTCCGCTGGTTATTGCCGGCAAGGGCCATATCTATTTTGAAAGAGACTTAACAAAGGAACATAATGTAATCTTCATTAACCGGTATATTGATGATGAAGAGATCAGGCAGCTATTTACCAATGCATTTTGTGCTGTTTTTCCGTACATCTCGGGCACACAATCGGGCATATTATCCATTCCTTATTATTTCAGGGTGCCAACTTTGGTATCAGATATCCCGTTTTTTAAGCAATTGATTATTGATAATGTAACCAGCATCAGTTTCAGTAATGATTCCCCTGCGGTCTTGATGCAAAAGATAAAAAAACTGGAAAATGGCTACCATGAAGAGCTTACCAATGCGGGGGCTAAATTTTATGAAGAGGTTTATGACGAAGAGGTGTTGCGCAAACAATTTTCGGCCATTTATGCTGAAGAGATGGTTTTAGACCAGGCTGTGCCTGGCTTATAA
- a CDS encoding GH92 family glycosyl hydrolase: protein MNKPIKILISLTLFVFFVTSFACAQIKPVYTPYVNTFIGTAPLNDPKILGYALPKGWRSWAGLTFPGSSLPNAMVQLSPMTAYGSGAGYQYEDSVIYGFTHTNKGHWNLCNIPILPVSDPRELRVQNPQGSKFGSKFSHKNESSAPGFYQVYLDDYQVNVRLTSTLRCGYHQYQFKNNTNRQILFDLGKANSRVSTWRIEQAGPNAVQGFQGGENVYFYATINTKINKLEKTDEGQRSGYAMLYLTDGGTAPVEIKIGLSFVSEKNAKENLEKEIGDKNFDAIRNEATQKWEQLLSNIKVKGGTEKQKRMLYSCLYRSFLWPALRSDVNGEFTDAKRNVVKTGFRYYTEPSLWDTYRNKDVLLGLISPDVTLDVIKSLKDVGDKTGFIPTFFHGDHGASSIAGAYLRGIDQFDIEGTYKILLRNANVEGGARPYVSEYIKKGYISDPDIAKPEVETKAKAGVSKTLEYSYDDYSVAQIAKKLGDTANYRILMARSKNYKNMFDPSTRFMRGRLENGDWIKNFNPQYPYYEYMYREANAWQVSFFAPHDMPGLIQLYGGAKGFESKLDSLFTLPWNPNYIARNVETMIGQYCQGNQPDHEAPFAYIFINKPAKSQKMIDYILNNLYGIGDEGLELSGMDDAGEMSSWYVFSALGLYPFSATDPKYIVTAPLFDEVKWTTSNGKTLTISKPGKGRGVTTIKVNGKVNDGYFVSHDLFKNGGVINIATK from the coding sequence ATGAACAAGCCAATTAAAATCCTGATCAGTTTGACTTTATTTGTTTTTTTTGTAACCAGCTTTGCCTGCGCGCAAATAAAGCCGGTGTACACCCCATACGTTAACACCTTTATAGGCACCGCGCCGCTTAATGATCCTAAAATACTGGGCTACGCATTGCCGAAAGGCTGGCGCTCGTGGGCCGGGCTTACCTTTCCGGGAAGCTCGTTGCCAAATGCGATGGTGCAGTTAAGCCCGATGACGGCCTATGGCTCGGGGGCAGGTTATCAGTATGAGGATTCGGTAATTTATGGTTTTACGCATACCAACAAAGGGCATTGGAACCTGTGTAATATTCCCATCCTGCCGGTTTCCGATCCTCGTGAATTAAGGGTACAAAATCCGCAGGGAAGTAAATTCGGCTCCAAATTTTCTCATAAAAATGAAAGTTCGGCGCCGGGATTTTACCAGGTTTATCTTGATGATTATCAGGTAAATGTTCGTCTTACTTCAACTTTGCGCTGCGGATATCATCAATATCAATTTAAAAATAATACCAACAGGCAAATACTCTTTGATTTAGGAAAAGCTAACAGCCGGGTTTCAACCTGGCGCATTGAACAGGCCGGGCCGAATGCTGTACAAGGCTTTCAGGGAGGAGAGAACGTTTATTTTTATGCAACCATCAACACAAAAATCAACAAACTCGAAAAAACTGATGAGGGGCAACGAAGCGGTTACGCAATGCTATACCTAACTGACGGCGGTACGGCTCCGGTTGAAATTAAGATAGGTCTTTCGTTTGTGAGCGAAAAGAACGCGAAGGAAAATCTTGAGAAAGAAATAGGAGATAAGAACTTTGATGCTATCCGCAATGAGGCTACGCAAAAATGGGAGCAACTGCTTTCAAACATAAAGGTAAAAGGTGGCACCGAAAAGCAGAAGCGTATGCTTTATTCCTGCCTGTACCGCTCGTTTTTATGGCCTGCCTTGCGTAGCGATGTAAACGGTGAGTTTACCGATGCCAAAAGAAATGTGGTTAAAACCGGCTTCAGGTATTATACCGAGCCCTCGTTATGGGATACCTACCGCAATAAGGATGTGCTGCTGGGTTTAATAAGCCCGGACGTTACGCTTGATGTGATCAAATCGCTTAAAGATGTTGGTGATAAAACAGGGTTTATCCCAACGTTTTTTCATGGCGATCACGGTGCTTCATCGATAGCGGGAGCTTACCTGAGGGGCATCGACCAGTTTGATATTGAAGGGACCTATAAAATATTATTACGTAATGCTAATGTAGAAGGCGGTGCCCGTCCTTACGTCAGCGAGTATATTAAAAAAGGATATATTTCTGATCCGGATATAGCCAAACCCGAAGTGGAAACGAAGGCTAAAGCAGGTGTTTCGAAAACGCTCGAGTATTCGTACGATGATTACTCAGTTGCGCAGATAGCTAAAAAGCTGGGCGATACAGCCAATTACCGTATTTTGATGGCCCGTTCAAAAAACTATAAAAACATGTTCGATCCATCTACCCGCTTTATGCGCGGCCGGTTGGAAAACGGCGATTGGATCAAAAATTTCAACCCGCAATACCCGTATTATGAGTATATGTACCGCGAAGCCAACGCATGGCAGGTATCTTTTTTTGCGCCTCATGATATGCCCGGGTTAATTCAGCTTTATGGCGGCGCAAAGGGTTTTGAATCAAAACTTGATTCGCTATTTACCCTGCCCTGGAATCCTAATTATATAGCCCGTAATGTGGAAACCATGATAGGCCAGTATTGCCAGGGAAACCAGCCGGATCACGAGGCGCCGTTCGCCTATATCTTCATCAATAAGCCCGCAAAATCTCAAAAGATGATCGATTATATTTTGAATAACCTGTACGGCATTGGTGATGAGGGCCTGGAACTGAGCGGTATGGACGATGCAGGCGAAATGTCGTCATGGTATGTGTTCAGTGCTTTGGGTTTGTATCCCTTCTCCGCCACCGATCCGAAATATATTGTTACTGCGCCATTGTTTGATGAGGTAAAATGGACAACAAGCAACGGCAAAACTTTAACCATCAGCAAACCGGGCAAGGGCAGGGGAGTTACCACCATAAAAGTTAACGGGAAAGTAAATGATGGTTATTTTGTATCGCATGATCTGTTTAAAAATGGTGGAGTGATAAACATTGCCACCAAATAA
- a CDS encoding alkene reductase, whose product MNINIFEPANVGSLQLKNRISMAPMTRARNANGIPNDDNGLYYSQRAGAGLIITEGTAISNTAKGVLYIPGLYTQEQVEGWKKVTGAVHKQGSIIYTQLWHVGRVSHTSNQPGGVAPVGPSDIQAVNSYAWGYDESGKEGPVISSKPRALATAEVKQVIKDYANAAVNAMEAGFDGVELHGANGYLIEQFLNPFVNNRTDEYGGSIENRSRFLLEAVDATIAAVGNNKVGIRLTPYGGLGDLPHYDEIEATYQYLATELAKRNLVYIHLMDQQSKGSHALPEGFLERFRTWYKGVIILAGSMDREKSERLINAGTIDIAGFGEPFISNPDLVERLQNNWPLTPPDRSLHYGLGNHGYTDWETYRQPELV is encoded by the coding sequence ATGAATATCAATATTTTTGAACCGGCAAATGTCGGTTCGTTACAACTGAAAAACCGCATTTCGATGGCCCCAATGACAAGGGCAAGAAATGCCAACGGGATTCCGAACGATGATAATGGGTTATATTACAGTCAACGTGCAGGTGCCGGGTTGATTATTACCGAAGGCACAGCAATTTCAAATACAGCCAAAGGCGTTCTGTATATCCCCGGATTATATACACAGGAACAGGTTGAAGGATGGAAAAAAGTAACCGGCGCGGTGCATAAGCAGGGCAGCATTATCTATACCCAGCTATGGCATGTGGGCAGGGTATCACATACCTCAAATCAACCTGGAGGCGTTGCACCGGTAGGCCCGTCAGACATTCAGGCGGTTAATTCGTACGCCTGGGGTTATGACGAAAGCGGAAAAGAAGGCCCTGTTATTTCATCAAAACCAAGAGCCCTTGCTACTGCTGAGGTTAAACAGGTAATAAAAGATTATGCCAATGCTGCTGTAAACGCCATGGAAGCAGGTTTTGACGGCGTGGAACTGCATGGAGCTAACGGCTATTTAATTGAGCAGTTTTTAAATCCATTTGTAAATAACCGCACCGACGAATACGGTGGCAGCATTGAAAACAGATCGAGGTTTTTATTGGAAGCCGTTGATGCCACTATTGCAGCAGTAGGTAACAATAAAGTAGGGATCAGGCTTACACCTTACGGCGGACTGGGCGATTTACCGCACTATGATGAAATAGAAGCTACTTATCAATATCTTGCTACCGAACTGGCCAAAAGAAACCTGGTTTACATCCACCTGATGGACCAACAATCAAAAGGCAGCCACGCCTTACCTGAAGGCTTTTTGGAGCGCTTTCGTACTTGGTATAAAGGCGTGATCATACTTGCGGGTAGTATGGACAGGGAAAAATCTGAAAGGCTGATCAATGCCGGTACCATCGATATTGCCGGTTTTGGCGAACCCTTTATCTCCAACCCCGATTTGGTGGAACGCTTACAAAACAACTGGCCGCTTACTCCTCCTGATCGAAGCCTTCATTACGGTTTAGGTAACCATGGCTACACCGATTGGGAAACTTACCGGCAGCCCGAATTGGTTTAA
- a CDS encoding DJ-1/PfpI/YhbO family deglycase/protease produces MKTINQIIAAGIVGILTVFSANAQVKVQAGEVKSHELEVLNQLTSPSVVVNMPVSQLLNAPGNEALRAFFFTPVKDKTALKGKKIAVLAADGFEEIELLGPVWYFRELGAQVDIVSPKYNPAPARYGLAAPEMAATHIMAIQYLQPVGWVKVDRTADQIKVSDYDAVFIPGGAWNPDNLRYDKDVIHFIQDFNKAGKLIAAICHAPVVLASADILKGRKLTGYWNIQTDLKNAGGIVLEQPVVTDGNLVTSRHPIDVADFSRAVEAWLIKK; encoded by the coding sequence ATGAAAACAATAAATCAAATTATAGCAGCAGGTATCGTAGGCATACTTACTGTGTTCAGCGCCAATGCGCAGGTTAAAGTACAGGCCGGCGAAGTTAAATCGCACGAATTAGAGGTTTTGAACCAATTAACGTCACCATCAGTAGTAGTTAATATGCCCGTATCGCAATTGCTTAACGCCCCCGGAAACGAAGCGCTCAGAGCATTCTTTTTCACACCTGTAAAAGATAAAACTGCTTTAAAAGGCAAAAAAATAGCCGTGCTGGCTGCCGATGGCTTTGAAGAGATTGAATTATTAGGCCCGGTATGGTATTTCAGGGAATTGGGTGCACAGGTTGATATAGTTTCTCCAAAATACAATCCTGCCCCCGCCCGCTACGGCCTGGCTGCTCCCGAAATGGCGGCAACCCACATTATGGCTATCCAGTATCTGCAACCTGTAGGCTGGGTAAAAGTGGACCGTACTGCCGACCAGATTAAGGTAAGCGATTACGACGCGGTATTTATTCCCGGCGGAGCATGGAACCCTGATAACCTGAGGTATGATAAAGATGTGATCCATTTTATCCAGGATTTTAACAAAGCGGGTAAACTGATAGCCGCTATTTGTCACGCCCCTGTAGTATTAGCCTCGGCTGATATCTTGAAAGGTCGGAAATTAACTGGTTACTGGAACATCCAGACAGATTTGAAAAACGCGGGCGGCATCGTATTGGAGCAACCTGTTGTAACCGATGGCAACCTGGTAACCAGCAGGCATCCTATTGATGTGGCCGATTTTTCAAGAGCCGTAGAGGCCTGGCTGATTAAAAAATAA
- a CDS encoding TIM-barrel domain-containing protein: MRKFFICTTALFVLFQLTVLCAFGQVTQLAPGVQKIALGTADRFTPYSFCNELPMSEALNQLGPGKLPFNVNDVKININSRGVVVEVPLDDTEQLYGFGMQIGSFNQRGLKKRPIVNDNPLNDLGYTHGPASFYVSNKGYGILINTSRYATFYCGNTAKLNNNRRDVKESNGGNSVEELYKSDNKASGYVTVDIPGAKGIEVFIFEGPDLKTVMQRYNLFSGGGALPAIWGLGVKYRVKADFNQYQVNKMAAYFRDNHIPCDVLGLEPRWQTASYSCSYVWNNSFFPTPDLFVDTMKNKGFHINLWEHAFVSPKSPLYQPLKNKAGNYLVWNGLVPDFADTAAANIFADYHRQTFVKQGISGFKMDECDNSNIAFGSATWSFPELSQFPSGIDGEQMHQLFGLLYQKTIYGIYKKLNQRTYLDVRASNAFASSYPAALYSDTYLHEEYIRMILNSGFAGMIWSPEVRESNTIKDFMRRSQTAVLSAQTLYNSWYLQNPPWLQINKEKNNKDELMENAKQVETDIRKLLNFRMSLIPYLYNAFADYHFKGIPPFRALVMDYPQDKNTFNLSDEYMIGESVLAAPLTEKMDERKVYLPEGTWYDYNTRQKYEGGKYYTIKPDLNQLPIFIKSGTILPLAKPVEYVSPDTKFEITCYVYGRANKATLFEDDGVTFNYEKGAYNSVNLLWEKNKGTVKRAGNFKKSRYVIKNWEIIN, from the coding sequence ATGAGAAAATTCTTTATCTGTACTACTGCGCTATTCGTACTTTTTCAACTTACTGTTTTATGTGCTTTTGGACAAGTAACGCAGCTTGCACCGGGTGTGCAAAAAATAGCCCTCGGCACGGCAGACAGGTTTACCCCATACAGCTTTTGTAACGAATTACCTATGAGCGAAGCGTTAAACCAACTTGGGCCCGGCAAACTTCCTTTTAATGTTAATGATGTTAAAATTAACATTAACAGCAGGGGAGTGGTTGTAGAAGTGCCTTTGGATGATACCGAACAGTTGTATGGTTTTGGGATGCAAATAGGTTCGTTTAATCAGCGTGGTTTAAAGAAACGCCCTATTGTTAATGATAACCCCTTAAACGATCTGGGATATACGCACGGGCCGGCATCCTTTTATGTTTCAAACAAGGGGTATGGTATTTTAATCAACACTTCGCGGTATGCAACCTTTTACTGCGGCAATACAGCAAAACTGAATAATAACCGGAGGGATGTTAAGGAGAGTAATGGCGGAAACTCGGTTGAGGAGTTGTATAAAAGCGATAATAAAGCTTCGGGTTACGTAACGGTTGATATCCCGGGTGCCAAAGGGATAGAAGTGTTTATTTTTGAAGGGCCCGATCTGAAAACCGTCATGCAGCGGTATAACCTGTTTTCGGGCGGCGGCGCGCTACCTGCCATTTGGGGGCTTGGCGTAAAATATCGGGTTAAAGCCGATTTTAACCAGTACCAGGTAAATAAAATGGCCGCTTATTTTCGTGATAATCATATCCCCTGCGATGTATTAGGTTTGGAGCCCCGCTGGCAAACGGCTTCGTATTCGTGCTCATACGTGTGGAATAACAGTTTTTTTCCAACGCCCGATCTGTTTGTCGACACGATGAAAAACAAAGGCTTTCATATTAATTTGTGGGAACATGCCTTTGTGTCTCCTAAATCGCCTTTATATCAACCTTTAAAAAATAAGGCAGGCAATTACCTGGTATGGAACGGACTTGTTCCGGATTTTGCTGATACTGCCGCCGCCAATATTTTTGCCGATTATCACCGGCAGACATTTGTAAAGCAAGGTATATCAGGTTTCAAAATGGACGAGTGCGATAACTCAAACATCGCTTTCGGCAGCGCTACCTGGAGCTTTCCGGAACTCAGCCAGTTCCCTTCAGGTATCGATGGCGAACAAATGCACCAGCTCTTTGGCCTCTTGTATCAAAAAACTATCTACGGCATCTACAAAAAGCTTAATCAGCGCACTTACCTTGATGTGCGTGCTTCCAATGCTTTTGCCTCATCATATCCTGCCGCGTTATATAGTGATACTTACCTGCATGAGGAATATATCCGCATGATCCTTAATTCGGGTTTTGCGGGTATGATCTGGTCGCCGGAGGTGCGCGAATCTAATACCATTAAAGATTTTATGCGCCGCAGTCAAACCGCCGTGCTTTCGGCTCAAACGTTGTATAATTCCTGGTATTTGCAGAATCCACCATGGCTGCAAATCAACAAAGAAAAAAATAACAAAGACGAACTGATGGAGAATGCAAAACAGGTAGAAACCGACATCCGCAAGCTGCTAAACTTCAGGATGAGCCTGATCCCATATCTTTATAATGCCTTTGCCGATTATCATTTTAAAGGTATCCCGCCTTTCAGAGCTTTGGTAATGGATTATCCGCAGGATAAAAACACTTTTAACCTATCCGACGAATACATGATAGGCGAATCCGTCCTGGCAGCGCCATTAACCGAAAAAATGGACGAACGCAAAGTTTATTTGCCCGAAGGTACCTGGTATGATTACAATACCAGGCAGAAATACGAAGGCGGTAAATACTACACCATTAAACCTGATTTGAACCAGTTACCCATTTTTATCAAAAGCGGCACTATTTTACCGCTGGCAAAACCGGTAGAATATGTAAGCCCCGATACCAAATTTGAAATTACCTGTTATGTTTATGGCCGGGCTAACAAAGCCACTTTATTTGAAGATGACGGAGTGACGTTTAATTATGAGAAGGGAGCGTATAACAGCGTGAACTTGTTGTGGGAAAAAAATAAGGGTACTGTTAAGCGTGCGGGCAATTTTAAAAAGAGCCGGTATGTTATAAAAAACTGGGAGATTATTAATTAA
- a CDS encoding Crp/Fnr family transcriptional regulator, with translation MPEIQPEAEVYLKSVKAFCPGITDDELALFASKFSFKVLNKKELFLESGKVQKHLGFVVKGLLRSSFVDPEGNEITVGFYSEGDYATHYPAFIARQPSKYSIQCLEPTTFICLSFDDLQWIYRQSPTFERYGRLIAEEILKRQQARIESFIFQTAEERYLDFIKHRPTLFNRISLSHLCSFLGIERQTLTRIRQHLARK, from the coding sequence ATGCCCGAAATACAACCAGAAGCAGAGGTATACTTAAAATCGGTAAAGGCATTTTGCCCCGGTATTACTGATGATGAGTTGGCATTATTTGCATCAAAGTTCAGTTTTAAAGTTCTGAATAAGAAAGAATTGTTTCTTGAATCGGGCAAAGTTCAAAAACATTTGGGTTTTGTGGTGAAAGGGCTGCTCCGTTCGTCCTTTGTCGATCCGGAGGGTAATGAAATTACTGTAGGCTTTTATTCGGAAGGAGATTACGCTACGCACTACCCGGCCTTTATTGCCAGGCAGCCCAGCAAATATTCAATACAGTGCCTGGAGCCTACAACATTTATTTGCCTTTCGTTTGATGATCTGCAATGGATCTATCGGCAGTCGCCCACTTTTGAAAGATACGGCAGGTTGATAGCCGAAGAGATTTTGAAGCGGCAGCAGGCCCGCATAGAAAGCTTCATCTTTCAAACCGCCGAAGAGCGTTATCTTGATTTTATTAAGCATCGCCCTACCCTGTTCAACCGCATCTCGCTTTCCCATCTTTGCAGTTTCCTCGGCATCGAACGCCAGACACTTACCCGCATCCGCCAGCACCTGGCCCGTAAATAG
- a CDS encoding NAD(P)H-dependent oxidoreductase codes for MKKNILLILGHPSENSFCNALLNAYSAGAESAGATCKIIYISRLNFNVNLADGYKTGEAMQLEEDLVTSQQLIQWADHVVLAYPNWWGFMPAITKGFIDRIFLPGFAFKNHSGKIFPEKLLKGKSLRLLVTMDTPKLWFYLIYRASQYQILKDIVFGYVGFDPIRFTTFGFIRKSTDKLRSKWLQKAEQLGKLLK; via the coding sequence ATGAAAAAGAACATATTACTGATACTCGGCCACCCATCCGAAAATTCATTTTGTAATGCATTGCTCAATGCATATAGTGCCGGAGCCGAAAGTGCCGGAGCAACCTGCAAAATAATTTATATATCCCGGTTAAACTTCAATGTAAACCTTGCCGATGGCTACAAAACCGGCGAAGCGATGCAACTTGAAGAAGACCTCGTTACATCCCAACAACTTATTCAATGGGCCGATCACGTGGTTTTGGCTTATCCCAACTGGTGGGGCTTTATGCCCGCTATCACCAAAGGTTTTATCGACAGGATTTTTCTACCTGGTTTCGCGTTTAAAAACCATTCAGGCAAAATCTTTCCCGAAAAGCTTCTAAAAGGGAAAAGCCTGCGTTTGCTGGTAACCATGGATACCCCGAAGCTATGGTTTTACCTCATCTACCGTGCATCTCAATATCAAATTTTGAAAGATATTGTGTTTGGCTACGTGGGGTTCGATCCTATCCGGTTTACCACCTTCGGTTTTATCAGAAAATCAACCGACAAGCTGCGCAGCAAATGGCTACAAAAAGCCGAGCAGCTTGGAAAACTTCTTAAATAA
- a CDS encoding GNAT family N-acetyltransferase codes for MEIIAITENQLTHCAAILIEAYNAPPWNCRWTPEKAHQYLGELIDHRDFVGFMIYDENQPAGAILGHKKTWWTNKQLMIDELFVSPAHQKKGYGKKLLQFCEEYANSNQIELLVLMTNKYLPVYDFYEMAGYTLADQYVFMFKQLNT; via the coding sequence ATGGAAATTATCGCTATAACCGAAAACCAACTAACGCATTGTGCCGCAATCCTGATAGAGGCCTACAACGCCCCACCCTGGAATTGCCGGTGGACGCCCGAAAAAGCACATCAATATTTAGGCGAGTTAATTGATCACCGGGATTTTGTAGGTTTTATGATTTACGATGAAAACCAACCCGCCGGTGCCATTTTAGGACATAAAAAAACCTGGTGGACCAACAAGCAGTTAATGATTGATGAATTATTTGTTTCACCGGCACATCAAAAAAAAGGTTACGGCAAAAAACTTCTGCAATTTTGCGAAGAGTATGCCAACAGCAACCAGATTGAACTATTGGTTTTAATGACCAACAAATACCTCCCGGTGTACGATTTTTACGAAATGGCCGGTTATACTCTTGCCGATCAATACGTGTTTATGTTTAAGCAGTTAAACACATAA
- a CDS encoding 2TM domain-containing protein, with protein MTQYINGGTLTPINPKKAFRIHLLVFALVTPAIWFIWYLTDRSYPWPLWSTPAWAIGVLFHYLGVYIFKKQN; from the coding sequence ATGACACAGTATATCAACGGGGGCACACTTACCCCTATCAACCCTAAAAAAGCATTCCGTATTCACTTACTTGTTTTTGCACTGGTTACACCGGCAATATGGTTTATCTGGTACTTGACAGACAGATCATATCCATGGCCACTATGGAGTACACCGGCATGGGCAATAGGGGTATTGTTTCACTACCTCGGGGTTTATATTTTCAAAAAGCAAAACTAA
- a CDS encoding putative quinol monooxygenase, translating into MKAKTQIITKVKAGFLITALLCSLGLRAQNLAKPAPVQDQIVNENPKVKLTRYEVKPEHQKAFRKAISNYVNFSLKQKGNILSEAFYEQEKPDVLWIIERWDSQTLLNRIEKSENFKVIQSLSAKALIQPAKVIYVKDLEPISKQQWRTAANKTDTPITIMLFVDSKAGTDDDFKRVYHTAMPQFRSEPGVINYQLSQFEDDSTQFVTYEKFRNEDAFQYHLNFKPIQPVIDYLNTSIKQQPFQKGIHRLIAFTASGDN; encoded by the coding sequence ATGAAAGCCAAAACACAAATAATAACAAAAGTAAAAGCAGGATTTTTAATCACAGCATTATTGTGCAGCCTGGGTTTAAGAGCACAAAATTTAGCTAAACCAGCGCCTGTTCAGGATCAAATAGTTAATGAAAACCCAAAGGTTAAATTAACCAGGTACGAAGTTAAGCCTGAACATCAAAAAGCTTTCCGCAAAGCGATAAGCAACTATGTTAATTTTTCGCTTAAGCAAAAAGGGAACATCCTATCGGAAGCTTTTTATGAGCAGGAAAAGCCGGATGTACTGTGGATTATTGAAAGATGGGATTCACAAACACTATTGAACAGGATAGAAAAAAGTGAAAACTTTAAAGTAATCCAATCGCTATCGGCAAAAGCGCTGATCCAACCGGCTAAGGTGATTTATGTAAAAGATCTGGAGCCGATATCTAAACAGCAATGGCGTACCGCAGCAAATAAAACCGATACCCCTATTACCATTATGCTTTTTGTAGATAGCAAAGCGGGAACAGACGACGATTTTAAACGGGTTTACCACACAGCCATGCCACAGTTCCGCAGCGAGCCCGGCGTTATCAACTACCAGCTTTCGCAGTTTGAAGATGACAGCACACAGTTTGTAACCTACGAAAAATTCAGGAACGAAGACGCATTTCAATATCACCTCAATTTTAAGCCGATACAGCCGGTTATTGATTATCTGAATACAAGTATCAAACAACAGCCTTTTCAAAAAGGTATTCATAGGCTTATCGCATTTACAGCTTCAGGCGATAATTAA